The following are from one region of the Papaver somniferum cultivar HN1 unplaced genomic scaffold, ASM357369v1 unplaced-scaffold_132, whole genome shotgun sequence genome:
- the LOC113332996 gene encoding glutamyl-tRNA reductase 1, chloroplastic-like produces MAAASGFATSVAGVKTMESLILKTCSSSTNYSLSQFRVFCKPIVNNNRRIVKRGVSLNPRCDVVSAESLDLENKNDARASSVSALEQLKNSGVDRYSKEKSSIVVVGLSVHTAPVEMREKLATPEAEWPRAIGELCGLHHIEEAAVLSTCNRMEIYVVALSWHRGLREVTEWMAKTSGIPASELREHLFILRDNDATQHLFEVSAGLDSLVLGEGQILSQVKQVVKVGQGVPGFGRNISDLFKRAITVGKRVRTETNIASGAVSVSSAAVELALMKLPASSLPTTRMLVIGAGKMGKLVIKHLVSKGCTQMVVVNRSEERVALIREEFDSVDIIYKPLTEMITCASEADVIFTSTASDIPLFMKEHVEGLSPVGPDVGGLRLFIDISVPRNVGSCVSELDDAKVYNVDDLKEVVAANKEDRHRKAMEAQVIISDESKQFEAWRDSLETVPTIKKLRALVEGIRVSELEKCLAKMGDDIPKKTRRAVDDLSRGIMNKILHGPMQHLRCDGSDSRTLGETLENMHALNRMFSLETDISIFEQKIRAKTEQSQK; encoded by the exons ATGGCAGCTGCAAGTGGATTTGCCACCTCTGTTGCAGGTGTAAAAACAATGGAGTCGTTGATTCTTAAGACATGTTCTTCGTCAACAAATTATTCTCTTTCTCAATTCCGGGTTTTTTGTAAACCAATTGTTAATAATAATAGAAGAATTGTTAAAAGAGGTGTTTCTTTGAACCCTCGATGTGATGTTGTTTCTGCCGAAAGTTTGGATCTTGAGAATAAGAATGATGCTAGGGCTTCCAGTGTTTCTGCTCTTGAACAGCTTAAGAATTCCGGTGTCGACA GGTACTCAAAGGAAAAGAGCAGTATCGTGGTTGTTGGGCTAAGTGTTCACACCGCACCAGTAGAGATGCGTGAGAAACTTGCCACTCCAGAAGCTGAGTGGCCTCGAGCCATTGGAGAACTTTGTGGCTTGCATCATATTGAAGAAGCTGCAGTTCTTAGTACTTGCAACAGGATGGAGATATATGTTGTGGCTCTATCTTGGCATCGTGGACTTAGAGAAGTTACTGAATGGATGGCAAAG ACAAGTGGGATTCCTGCTTCAGAGCTTCGTGAGCATCTGTTTATATTACGCGACAACGATGCTACACAACACTTATTTGAAGTATCAGCAGGGCTTGACTCTCTTGTTCTAGGAGAAGGACAAATCCTGTCTCAGGTAAAACAAGTTGTCAAAGTCGGTCAAGGAGTTCCAGGATTTGGGAGGAACATCAGTGACTTGTTCAAACGTGCCATCACTGTTGGCAAGCGAGTTCGTACTGAGACCAACATTGCATCTGGGGCAGTTTCCGTTAGCTCAGCTGCGGTCGAGCTTGCCTTGATGAAGCTTCCAGCGTCATCATTACCCACAACCAGAATGCTGGTAATTGGTGCTGGCAAAATGGGAAAGCTTGTGATCAAACACTTGGTATCTAAAGGGTGCACCCAAATGGTTGTTGTTAACAGATCCGAGGAAAGAGTTGCCTTAATCCGTGAGGAATTCGATAGTGTGGATATTATTTATAAACCTCTCACTGAGATGATTACCTGCGCTTCTGAAGCTGATGTGATCTTCACCAGTACTGCATCTGATATTCCACTATTCATGAAGGAGCATGTCGAGGGACTTTCTCCCGTGGGTCCAGATGTTGGGGGATTAAGACTCTTCATTGATATATCTGTTCCTAGGAACGTAGGATCCTGCGTCTCGGAACTAGACGATGCAAAAGTCTACAATGTCGATGATCTTAAGGAAGTCGTGGCTGCTAACAAGGAAGATCGACATCGAAAAGCTATGGAAGCCCAGGTAATTATATCTGATGAATCCAAACAGTTCGAAGCCTGGAGGGATTCTTTAGAAACGGTTCCCACCATCAAGAAACTGAGGGCTCTTGTGGAGGGAATTAGAGTGTCAGAGTTAGAAAAATGCCTTGCGAAGATGGGGGACGATATTCCTAAGAAAACAAGGAGAGCAGTGGATGATCTTAGCCGTGGTATAATGAATAAAATCCTTCACGGTCCAATGCAGCATTTAAGATGTGATGGAAGTGATAGTAGAACTCTTGGTGAAACCCTTGAAAATATGCATGCACTTAACAGGATGTTCAGCTTGGAAACTGACATATCTATATTTGAACAGAAAATTCGAGCCAAGACAGAACAATCTCAAAAGTAA